In the Solibacillus sp. FSL K6-1523 genome, one interval contains:
- a CDS encoding flavodoxin family protein produces MTIAVIYGGNRLNGNTETLTKLAIQGLDVEEVYLKDYLIEPIIDKRHAEEGFSEVNDDYNSIINRNLPHDILIFSTPIYWYSMTGTMKNFIDRWSQTLKDPNYPDFKSIMASKKAYVIAVGGDQPSIKGLPMIQQFQHIFDFVGTTFEGYIIGEGNRPGDISQDLIALSATEQLRKEIQ; encoded by the coding sequence ATGACAATAGCAGTTATTTACGGTGGAAACCGTCTAAACGGAAACACAGAAACGTTAACAAAGTTAGCCATCCAAGGTTTAGATGTAGAAGAAGTATATTTAAAGGATTATTTAATTGAACCTATAATTGATAAGCGACATGCAGAGGAAGGTTTTTCTGAAGTCAATGATGATTATAATTCCATCATTAATCGTAACCTTCCACATGATATTCTTATTTTTTCAACCCCAATTTATTGGTATAGCATGACAGGCACAATGAAGAACTTTATTGATCGTTGGTCACAGACTTTAAAAGATCCAAATTATCCTGATTTCAAGTCTATAATGGCTTCAAAAAAAGCATATGTCATTGCAGTGGGTGGAGATCAACCATCTATCAAAGGCTTACCAATGATTCAGCAGTTTCAACATATCTTTGACTTTGTAGGGACAACATTCGAAGGATATATTATTGGGGAAGGAAACAGACCAGGTGATATTTCACAGGACTTAATAGCACTGTCTGCAA
- a CDS encoding LysR family transcriptional regulator → MDIKQLITFKHAAENLNFTQTAKILNFAQSSVTAQIKSLEDEIGKPLFERLGKRLILTEAGHQFKRYAEKMINLSQEAITAANGEEELTGTLTIGAQESQCTYRLPLILKEFKAAFPKVKLVFKPAHSDEMARKQLMEGLLDIAFIMDESKPDGSLKVERLIKEELKLVTSPNQSKSDFSIDDLKHETLLLTEAGCSYRNIFEESLNSLGIYSLDKIEFASIEAIKQCVVAGLGVALLPEMVVKKDIEEGRMKELPWKSSIPPLYTQIAWHKDKWITPPLAEFISLTRKMFQSV, encoded by the coding sequence ATGGATATTAAACAGTTGATTACATTTAAACATGCTGCAGAAAATCTGAACTTTACCCAAACTGCAAAAATATTGAATTTTGCTCAATCAAGTGTTACTGCTCAAATCAAATCTCTTGAAGATGAGATTGGGAAACCTTTATTTGAGCGTTTAGGTAAACGACTGATTTTAACAGAAGCTGGACATCAATTTAAAAGATATGCAGAAAAAATGATTAATTTAAGCCAAGAAGCCATTACAGCTGCAAACGGAGAGGAAGAATTAACTGGTACGTTAACAATAGGGGCGCAGGAGAGTCAGTGTACTTATCGATTACCACTAATCCTTAAAGAGTTCAAGGCTGCCTTCCCAAAAGTAAAGCTAGTATTTAAACCTGCACATTCTGATGAAATGGCGAGAAAGCAGCTAATGGAAGGTTTATTAGATATTGCTTTTATTATGGATGAAAGCAAACCTGACGGATCGTTAAAGGTAGAGCGACTTATCAAAGAAGAGTTAAAATTAGTTACCTCACCAAACCAATCTAAATCAGACTTTTCAATAGATGATCTGAAACATGAAACTCTTTTACTTACAGAAGCTGGATGTTCTTATCGAAATATATTTGAAGAATCTCTAAATTCACTTGGAATATATTCATTAGATAAAATTGAATTTGCTAGTATAGAGGCCATTAAACAGTGTGTAGTTGCAGGATTAGGAGTGGCACTACTGCCTGAAATGGTAGTTAAAAAAGATATTGAAGAGGGGCGAATGAAGGAATTGCCGTGGAAGTCTTCCATACCTCCACTTTATACTCAAATTGCTTGGCATAAAGATAAATGGATAACACCACCTTTAGCTGAATTTATAAGCTTAACTCGTAAGATGTTCCAGTCAGTATAA